The following are from one region of the Halodesulfurarchaeum sp. HSR-GB genome:
- a CDS encoding 23S rRNA (uridine(2552)-2'-O)-methyltransferase encodes MSHKDHYYNKAKQQGYRARSAYKLAQIDDQVGLLAAGDTVLDLGAAPGGWLQVAAERVGETGRVIGVDFQRIDPLEDHDVETIRGDMTEDSTTEKIEQAAPEGVDVVVSDMAPNMTGEYDLDHARSVHLARTAFEVAQDFLDSGGNFVVKVFQGRDLDAFVADVEDEFDKVSIVRPDASRESSSEVYVVGIGYLTAPVSVGETRTVTIEATGEDGDGIAYVEGYSLFVPGTAVGDKIEVEVTGVKPRFGFAEPV; translated from the coding sequence ATGAGTCACAAGGATCACTACTACAACAAGGCCAAGCAACAGGGCTACCGGGCTCGCTCGGCCTACAAACTTGCCCAGATCGACGACCAGGTCGGGCTGCTTGCGGCCGGCGACACGGTACTCGATCTCGGGGCGGCTCCCGGCGGGTGGCTGCAGGTCGCCGCCGAGCGAGTCGGGGAGACGGGGCGGGTCATCGGGGTCGACTTCCAGCGGATCGATCCGCTCGAAGACCACGACGTCGAGACGATCCGCGGGGACATGACCGAGGACTCGACGACCGAGAAAATCGAACAGGCGGCCCCAGAAGGGGTCGACGTGGTCGTCTCCGACATGGCCCCGAACATGACCGGCGAGTACGACCTGGACCACGCCCGGTCGGTTCACCTCGCCCGGACGGCCTTCGAGGTCGCTCAGGACTTCCTGGATTCGGGTGGCAACTTCGTCGTGAAGGTCTTCCAGGGCCGGGACCTCGATGCCTTCGTCGCGGACGTCGAGGACGAATTCGACAAGGTCAGCATCGTTCGCCCGGACGCCTCCCGGGAGTCCTCCTCGGAGGTGTACGTCGTCGGGATCGGCTACCTGACCGCCCCGGTCTCGGTGGGCGAAACGCGGACGGTCACCATCGAGGCGACGGGCGAGGACGGCGACGGGATCGCCTACGTCGAAGGGTACTCACTCTTTGTTCCCGGCACAGCGGTCGGTGATAAAATCGAG
- a CDS encoding DNA polymerase sliding clamp, translating to MFTAIVSAETLRTTLDSVSVLVDECKIHLTEDGLEIRAVDPANVGMVDLELEAAAFESYEADGGIIGVDLSRLEDIAGMADAGQLVQLELDEETRKLHIHIDGLEYTLALIDPDSIRQEPDLPDLDLPARIVIEGRDIDRAVRAADMVSDHIALGVDTAAEHFYVDAEGDTDDVHLELGPEDLISLELGEAHSLFSLDYLKDMNKAIPADGEVVVELGEEFPVKFHFDIAEGLGNVTYMLAPRIQSE from the coding sequence ATGTTTACGGCCATCGTGAGCGCAGAGACGCTCCGGACCACGCTCGACTCCGTGAGCGTGTTGGTGGACGAGTGCAAGATCCACCTCACCGAAGACGGACTCGAAATCCGGGCGGTCGACCCGGCGAACGTGGGTATGGTTGATCTCGAACTCGAGGCCGCGGCCTTCGAGTCCTACGAGGCGGACGGCGGAATCATCGGCGTGGACCTCTCGCGACTGGAGGACATCGCCGGCATGGCCGACGCCGGCCAGCTCGTCCAGCTCGAACTCGACGAGGAGACCCGAAAACTCCACATCCACATCGACGGCCTGGAGTACACCCTCGCGCTCATCGATCCCGACTCCATCCGCCAGGAGCCGGACCTCCCCGACCTGGACCTTCCCGCCCGCATCGTGATCGAGGGCCGGGACATCGACCGGGCGGTGCGAGCGGCGGATATGGTCTCCGATCACATCGCGCTGGGCGTGGATACGGCCGCCGAGCACTTCTACGTCGACGCCGAGGGCGACACCGACGACGTGCATCTGGAACTCGGCCCGGAGGATCTGATCTCCCTGGAGCTGGGCGAGGCCCACTCGCTTTTCTCGCTTGACTACCTCAAGGACATGAACAAGGCCATCCCGGCCGACGGCGAGGTCGTCGTCGAACTCGGCGAGGAGTTCCCCGTGAAGTTCCACTTCGACATCGCCGAGGGCCTGGGCAACGTGACCTACATGCTCGCGCCGCGGATCCAGAGCGAGTAG
- the hjc gene encoding Holliday junction resolvase Hjc, protein MSANRKGDRRERELVNALDSAGFAVMRAPASGSATERELPDVLAGNGTVFYAIEAKSSAADPIYLTSEEVEALRYFAASFGAKPRIAARFDREDWAFFHPAETLTENGAYRVKHDRAVEDGERIKDLWVEEPDPEARREDVRGILNALDTGVMSVEEAVESLL, encoded by the coding sequence ATGTCCGCCAACCGAAAGGGCGACCGCCGGGAGCGGGAACTGGTCAACGCCCTCGATTCGGCCGGATTCGCCGTCATGCGAGCCCCGGCCAGCGGAAGCGCCACGGAGCGGGAACTCCCGGACGTCCTCGCGGGGAACGGCACTGTCTTCTACGCCATCGAGGCCAAATCCAGTGCCGCCGACCCGATATATCTCACCAGCGAGGAAGTCGAGGCACTACGATATTTCGCGGCGTCCTTCGGAGCGAAACCCCGGATCGCCGCCCGTTTCGATCGGGAGGACTGGGCCTTCTTCCACCCCGCTGAAACGCTCACCGAGAACGGGGCCTACCGCGTGAAACACGACCGGGCGGTCGAGGACGGCGAGCGGATCAAGGACCTCTGGGTCGAGGAGCCCGATCCGGAAGCCAGACGCGAGGACGTTCGTGGCATTCTCAACGCCCTCGATACGGGCGTGATGTCCGTCGAGGAGGCCGTGGAGTCGCTGTTGTAG
- a CDS encoding helix-turn-helix domain-containing protein, which produces MPISIDRLENEPPEVLAVREGTQPYTVLQFLAKNDDQAYTQTEIAETTGIDRGSVGAVLSRLDDRDLVRHKGRYWAIGTDDRLAAFAAQQQASSMSTTDDYYAGEE; this is translated from the coding sequence ATGCCAATCAGCATCGATCGTCTCGAAAACGAACCGCCCGAGGTGTTGGCCGTCCGGGAGGGGACACAGCCCTACACGGTGCTCCAGTTCCTCGCCAAAAACGACGACCAGGCGTACACACAGACGGAGATTGCGGAGACAACGGGGATCGACCGAGGGAGTGTCGGTGCTGTTCTCTCGCGTCTCGATGATCGGGATCTCGTCCGGCACAAAGGCCGGTACTGGGCGATCGGGACGGACGACCGTCTGGCGGCGTTTGCGGCCCAGCAGCAGGCCAGTTCGATGTCGACGACCGATGATTACTACGCCGGGGAGGAATGA
- a CDS encoding DNA double-strand break repair nuclease NurA, producing the protein MTIDPVHYDGIAALASRIRHDADPEAHRDLAETVWAEHLDPLRTDGDPVLEPIESVTRRAAPIDDLALQQAPFETAHGLDSGTINPTTFKNGLLLDLAQAAMAAVPSDLDLHRARTYIMPVHSNDASVNHGTDGWDPFDEDHGRGRIVQTEALARDEERIVHGLALYLAESHHALEHAHRVEDVLFLDGPLYPKGLLHWRGRHGSIAELAGENDLVAEVLENYVALVETFLEREIPLVGFVKSPQSRGLIRALAETGRPSPWASDTAFFSQVLEQREGGGRRNERVTDQLSWTGWFRSRLGADAVFAGPEADLGVTRDRPAPDYEVAFFVIYDPRTELLFKAELPGGFAEDPAVRSAVEQYVLRGVAAERGPPLPIAKADELARIGSEGKAELVRRLEVAFDTSEDRNYDAERWGPEF; encoded by the coding sequence ATGACAATCGACCCCGTCCACTACGACGGGATCGCCGCCCTCGCCAGTCGCATTCGTCACGACGCCGACCCCGAGGCCCACCGGGACCTCGCCGAGACCGTCTGGGCCGAGCATCTCGACCCGCTCCGGACGGACGGGGACCCGGTGCTGGAACCGATCGAGTCGGTGACTCGCCGGGCCGCGCCGATCGACGACCTGGCTTTGCAGCAGGCTCCCTTCGAAACGGCCCACGGCCTCGATTCTGGCACGATCAACCCGACGACGTTCAAGAACGGGCTCCTGCTCGACCTCGCGCAGGCGGCGATGGCGGCCGTCCCCTCGGATCTGGACCTCCACCGGGCCCGGACCTACATCATGCCGGTCCACTCCAACGACGCCTCGGTCAATCACGGCACGGATGGGTGGGACCCCTTCGACGAGGACCACGGCCGGGGCCGTATCGTCCAGACCGAGGCCCTGGCCCGCGACGAGGAGCGGATCGTCCACGGCCTGGCGCTCTACCTCGCCGAGAGCCATCACGCACTCGAACACGCCCACCGGGTCGAGGACGTGCTCTTCCTCGATGGCCCGCTGTATCCCAAAGGGCTGCTCCACTGGCGGGGCCGCCACGGCTCGATCGCGGAACTCGCCGGGGAGAACGATCTGGTGGCGGAGGTCCTCGAGAACTACGTCGCCCTCGTCGAGACGTTCCTGGAGCGGGAGATTCCCCTGGTCGGCTTCGTCAAGAGTCCCCAGTCCCGTGGGCTCATCAGAGCCCTCGCCGAGACGGGCCGACCGAGTCCCTGGGCGAGCGACACGGCGTTTTTCTCCCAGGTCCTCGAACAGCGCGAGGGCGGTGGCCGCCGAAACGAGCGGGTCACGGACCAGCTCTCCTGGACCGGCTGGTTCCGCTCCAGACTCGGGGCCGATGCGGTTTTCGCCGGGCCCGAGGCGGATCTGGGGGTCACCCGCGACCGCCCGGCCCCGGACTACGAGGTCGCCTTCTTCGTGATCTATGACCCCCGGACGGAGCTCCTCTTCAAGGCTGAACTCCCCGGCGGGTTCGCGGAGGACCCGGCGGTTCGGTCGGCAGTCGAACAGTACGTGCTGCGGGGGGTGGCAGCCGAGCGTGGGCCACCGCTGCCGATCGCGAAGGCCGACGAACTGGCCCGGATCGGAAGCGAGGGCAAGGCGGAACTCGTCCGACGGCTGGAGGTTGCTTTCGACACCAGCGAGGACCGGAACTACGACGCCGAGCGGTGGGGGCCGGAGTTCTGA